One part of the Sardina pilchardus chromosome 5, fSarPil1.1, whole genome shotgun sequence genome encodes these proteins:
- the LOC134080863 gene encoding uncharacterized protein LOC134080863: MEETTEGGPVNSSSQLETRCCSSNRHLAKDCKTAIQCSECNSGAHVTALHPGPPSWTFNSPNAEHSGEEEEKTSLTVNSKCTDVCGDPLSSRSCSKICLIEVHHKGQPNKAVKGYAILDDQSNRSLARSEFFDFFCLKSTESPYTLRTCAGVTEMSGRRATGFIAQSLDGTCSVSLPTLIECNHMPDDRSEIPTPEAAKHHSHLESIAHLIPPLDPDAQILFLLGRDILQVHKVREQHNGPRNAPYAQRLDLGWVVVGEVCLGGAHKPTTVSAYHTNILGNGRPSIFRPCLNHISLKESLNAERVSKTPLFPQYAPASHPSHSRSSTCESTLGSTVFERTEDDDKTGPSIEDKLFIQIMDKEMFMDDMNSWVAPLPFRSPRSRLPNNKEQALSRLTSLCRMLSKKPKMKEHFVAFMEKIFNHHHAELAPPLQEREECWYLPTFGVYHPRKPDQIRVVFDSSARQHGVSLNDVLLTGPDLNNSLLGVLIRFRREPVAITADIEQMFHSFVVREDHRNFLRFLWFRDNDTSKDIVEYRMRVHVFGNSPSPAVAMYGLRRAALHGEAEFGANAKRFVQRDFYVDDGLKSLPSVAEAIDLLKATQDMLAISNLRLHKIASNSPAVMEAFPSDDYAKDLKDLDLQIDSPPIQRSLGLSWNLQNDTFTFRVANSDKPFTRRGVLATVNSLFDPLGLVAPITIRGKLLLRELTSTTVDWDAPLSTEKEAEWNAWRDSLQDLEQFETPRAYTVASLSNSVRKEVHVFADASIQAIAAVAYLKVTDSDGMCHVGFIMGKAKLAPLPNHTVPRLELCAAVLAVDVAELIVQELDYKPDSLKFYTDSKVVLGYICNVTRRFYLYVSNRVQKIRKYTLPEQWHYVPTSLNPADVATRSVPAARLAETIWLTGPTFLQHPESSHTPEEATFDLIHPESDVEVRSLITSCTKLKTTLGSHRFERFSTWKSLVRATASLIHITQSFKHKESCRGWHHCAQPLPADLWAQAKAVIIGCVQREAYQAEFTCLEKGKEIPRNSPLRKLNPVLEHGLLTIGGRLEHATLSTTEKHPLIIPGRSHIATLLTKHFHERVKHQGRLFTEASIRTEGFWIIGAERCINSNLRNCVICTKLRGKTAEQIMGDLPADRVSTEPPFTNVGLDVFGPWDVSTRRTRGGHANSKSLGVDNVMWTTSLGVDNVMWTTSLGVDNVVWTTSLGVDNVMWTTSLGVDNVVWTTGLGVDEGTEEAYRVCIIALPGRF, from the exons ATGGAAGAGACTACCGAAGGGGGTCCGGTCAACTCATCTAGTCAGCTGGAAACCAG GTGCTGCTCTTCAAACAGACACCTAGCCAAAGACTGCAAAACAGCTATACAGTGCTCAGAATGTAACAGTGGTGCACACGTAACAGCCCTCCATCCGGGACCACCCTCCTGGACCTTTAATTCCCCTAATGCAGAGCATagcggggaggaagaggagaaaaccTCTCTTACTGTTAACTCTAAATGCACTGATGTTTGTGGAGATCCACTAAGCTCCCGGTCCTGCTCTAAAATATGCCTCATTGAAGTCCATCATAAAGGCCAGCCAAACAAAGCTGTGAAAGGTTATGCTATACTCGACGACCAAAGCAACCGGTCGTTAGCCAGGTCAGAATTCTTTGATTTCTTCTGCCTCAAAAGCACAGAGTCTCCTTACACTCTTCGCACATGCGCCGGAGTCACAGAGATGTCTGGAAGGAGAGCTACAGGCTTCATCGCGCAGTCATTAGATGGAACTTGTAGTGTGTCGCTTCCCACGCTCATTGAGTGCAATCACATGCCAGATGACAGGTCAGAGATACCGACTCCCGAGGCAGCAAAACACCACTCACACCTCGAGTCTATAGCACACCTTATCCCCCCTCTCGATCCAGATGCGCAGATCCTCTTCTTACTTGGACGTGACATACTACAAGTTCACAAAGTGAGAGAACAGCACAATGGGCCTAGAAATGCACCATATGCGCAGAGGCTTGACCTCGGGTGGGTTGTGGTTGGTGAAGTCTGTTTAGGCGGCGCTCATAAACCTACAACTGTGAGCGCTTATCACACCAACATTCTAGGTAATGGCCGCCCTTCAATCTTCAGACCATGTCTTAACCACATCTCTCTGAAAGAATCGCTGAATGCAGAAAGAGTCTCTAAAACCCCCCTCTTCCCTCAGTATGCTCCCGCCAGTCACCCCTCTCATAGTCGTAGCTCCACCTGTGAAAGCACATTAGGTAGCACAGTCTTTGAAAGAACAGAGGATGACGATAAAACTGGTCCCTCAATTGAGGACAAACTGTTCATTCAGATTATGGACAAAGAGATGTTTATGGACGACATGAACAGCTGGGTGGCGCCGCTTCCCTTTCGCTCACCTCGGTCACGCCTGCCTAATAACAAAGAGCAGGCTCTAAGTcgtctcacctctctctgtcgcATGCTCAGCAAGAAGCCTAAGATGAAGGAACACTTTGTGGCATTCATGGAGAAAATCTTCAATCACCATCATGCTGAACTGGCTCCACCACTgcaagaaagagaagaatgcTGGTACCTACCCACATTCGGTGTGTACCACCCACGTAAACCTGACCAAATTAGAGTGGTCTTTGATTCCAGTGCACGTCAACATGGTGTGTCATTGAACGATGTGCTGCTAACAGGCCCAGACTTAAACAACAGCCTCCTGGGGGTCCTAATACGCTTTAGGCGTGAGCCTGTAGCCATCACTGCAGATATAGAACAAATGTTCCACAGTTTTGTAGTCAGAGAAGATCACAGGAACTTCCTCCGATTCCTGTGGTTCAGAGACAATGACACATCCAAAGACATTGTGGAATACAGAATGAGAGTTCATGTGTTTGGGAACAGTCCCTCCCCTGCCGTTGCAATGTATGGTCTCAGGCGCGCTGCTCTACATGGAGAGGCCGAGTTTGGCGCGAATGCTAAGCGCTTTGTGCAGAGGGATTTCTACGTCGACGATGGGCTCAAATCCCTGCCCTCTGTCGCCGAAGCCATCGACCTCCTCAAGGCTACACAAGACATGCTCGCCATCTCTAACCTCAGGCTCCATAAGATAGCATCAAACAGCCCAGCAGTCATGGAGGCGTTTCCCTCAGACGATTACGCAAAGGACCTGAAAGACCTAGACTTACAGATAGACTCTCCACCTATACAACGCAGCCTTGGACTGAGCTGGAATCTCCAAAATGATACCTTCACATTCCGCGTTGCCAACAGTGATAAGCCATTCACTCGTAGAGGTGTTTTAGCAACCGTCAACAGTCTATTTGATCCCCTTGGTCTCGTGGCCCCCATCACTATCCGAGGAAAACTCCTGCTCAGAGAGCTCACGAGCACAACTGTAGACTGGGAcgctcctctctccactgaAAAAGAGGCTGAATGGAATGCCTGGAGAGACTCACTACAGGATCTCGAACAATTCGAAACTCCACGAGCATACACAGTAGCATCTCTCTCAAACTCAGTGAGAAAGGAGGTCCATGTTTTTGCTGATGCATCCATACAAGCCATAGCAGCTGTAGCCTACCTGAAGGTCACAGACAGTGACGGCATGTGTCATGTAGGCTTCATCATGGGCAAGGCTAAATTAGCTCCTCTGCCAAACCACACCGTTCCCAGACTTGAACTATGTGCTGCTGTCCTTGCAGTCGACGTAGCAGAGCTGATTGTTCAAGAGCTAGACTATAAGCCAGATTCCCTAAAATTCTACACAGACAGCAAGGTGGTGTTGGGGTATATCTGTAATGTCACTAGACGGTTTTACTTGTATGTGAGCAATAGAGTGCAAAAAATCCGAAAGTACACACTTCCTGAGCAATGGCATTATGTTCCCACCTCACTTAATCCGGCAGATGTGGCTACCAGATCAGTTCCCGCGGCTCGTCTCGCTGAGACCATTTGGCTCACTGGCCCAACATTCTTACAGCACCCAGAATCCTCACATACCCCAGAGGaagcgacctttgacctcattCACCCAGAGTCTGATGTTGAGGTGCGCTCTTTGATCACCTCATGCACAAAACTAAAAACGACTCTAGGCTCTCACCGCTTTGAGAGATTTTCTACCTGGAAGTCTCTTGTTAGAGCTACAGCATCTCTTATCCACATTACACAGTCCTTCAAGCACAAAGAGAGTTGCAGAGGATGGCACCACTGTGCACAGCCTCTCCCTGCTGACCTGTGGGCACAAGCAAAAGCAGTCATTATTGGATGTGTCCAAAGAGAGGCCTATCAAGCTGAATTCACATGTCtggaaaaagggaaagaaattcCTAGAAATAGTCCACTCAGAAAACTGAATCCTGTTCTGGAACATGGTCTTTTGACGATTGGAGGACGACTTGAACACGCCACTCTTAGTACCACAGAGAAACATCCACTCATCATACCAGGTCGCAGCCATATTGCAACTCTCCTAACAAAGCACTTTCACGAGAGGGTGAAACATCAGGGCCGTCTCTTCACTGAGGCCTCCATCCGCACAGAGGGCTTTTGGATAATTGGAGCTGAAAGATGCATCAACAGCAATCTCCGTAATTGTGTCATATGCACCAAGCTCAGAGGAAAAACAGCAGAGCAGATAATGGGAGACCTGCCCGCTGACCGTGTAAGCACAGAGCCACCCTTTACAAACGTGGGCCTAGATGTGTTTGGACCCTGGGACGTGTCCACACGCCGCACCCGCGGAGGTCACGCCAACAGCAAAAG